A single region of the Bacteroidota bacterium genome encodes:
- a CDS encoding glycosyltransferase yields the protein MNKNRTRILHVIPTLRKGGAERIVLDICNELSRHTSVEVRLLTFIDENEYSQVSKNFRHDVVPASVSPSLSGKTRVNISRLNEYIQGYKPDIIHSHLFEADLVTRWEPLPGICYFSHAHCNTPEILKTRPGNIFSKKTLIAKYVYSLINKKYKQSNNYFITISHDSDDYYRMNLPDFNSRIFYLPNAINVSSFDQGEARKIDKLKLLRMISVGSINERKNQLFQVEIASELKKRGVKFHLDILGNGSMFDTVKKKIEEGNLGNEISLLGNRDDVNEQLLAHDIFLHTAVYEPFGLVILEAMAAGLPVVCLDGKGNREIMNNGCNGFILSSQDYCNFAEKITEIIDGQDLYSRMSHNARLTARSYDIGPYIEKLIGIYSDVMKKTGNKHC from the coding sequence ATGAATAAAAATAGAACTCGCATACTTCACGTAATACCGACACTCCGTAAAGGAGGCGCTGAACGCATTGTATTGGATATCTGTAATGAATTGTCGCGACACACAAGTGTTGAAGTCAGGCTGTTAACATTCATCGATGAGAACGAATATTCACAGGTTAGTAAAAATTTTAGACACGATGTGGTGCCCGCCTCTGTAAGCCCTTCTCTTTCTGGAAAAACGCGTGTGAACATTAGTCGGCTCAATGAATATATACAGGGATATAAGCCGGATATCATTCACTCTCACCTGTTTGAGGCCGATCTGGTTACACGTTGGGAGCCATTGCCGGGAATATGTTATTTTTCCCACGCGCATTGCAATACTCCGGAAATATTAAAAACCAGACCGGGCAATATCTTTTCAAAAAAAACATTGATTGCGAAATATGTTTATTCATTAATCAATAAAAAATACAAGCAGAGCAATAACTATTTCATTACTATTTCGCATGATAGCGATGACTATTATAGGATGAATCTGCCCGATTTTAATTCCCGAATTTTTTATTTGCCAAATGCAATTAATGTTTCTTCTTTTGATCAGGGAGAAGCAAGGAAAATAGATAAACTGAAGCTATTGCGAATGATTTCAGTTGGGAGTATCAATGAAAGGAAAAATCAGCTATTTCAGGTTGAAATTGCAAGTGAATTAAAGAAACGCGGAGTAAAATTCCATTTGGATATTCTGGGCAACGGGTCGATGTTTGATACCGTGAAAAAGAAAATTGAAGAGGGTAATCTGGGAAATGAAATATCTTTACTGGGAAATAGAGACGATGTGAATGAACAATTATTGGCGCACGACATTTTTTTGCATACTGCCGTATATGAGCCGTTTGGACTGGTAATTCTAGAGGCAATGGCAGCAGGCTTACCGGTTGTGTGTCTTGATGGAAAAGGGAACCGTGAAATAATGAACAATGGCTGCAATGGATTTATTCTTTCCTCTCAGGATTATTGCAATTTTGCAGAAAAAATAACTGAGATAATTGACGGTCAGGACCTTTATTCTCGAATGAGTCACAATGCAAGACTCACAGCACGTTCCTACGATA
- a CDS encoding glycosyltransferase — protein MMLKKFREKRYIAKHFKVAVPKLELTITRIRNSSDILVIVPTTTGGNWYGVNVATKNLFPNSIFEIPQYYSNCIYSSVELGQICKTISTHQFKKIIFSGFPLYFSKIISELNAQTAGSCDISIIDHGSFSEYFGKNDLFIRMKEYENLHRNSCIHKIGFLKHGIAEFISKRYDIPSMELLNKTTLAGREIPANGNQKKIHIGVFGNHSFNKNVFNQAMAGLLIKDAVIHVLNYSNIFDNFDERIIVHPFFSDREKFFELMGRMSVNMHLSFSEAYPQLVVESMALGVPCLSTRNNGIFEYDDFLEERLIVQQYDNPVAIAEKIESVLKERDAISLKCRDYTQKLNQIADDKLKIFIS, from the coding sequence ATGATGTTAAAAAAGTTTCGTGAAAAACGATATATAGCCAAACATTTTAAGGTTGCAGTTCCAAAACTTGAACTAACGATTACCCGTATTCGTAATAGTTCTGACATACTGGTGATTGTGCCGACAACCACCGGTGGCAACTGGTATGGTGTGAATGTAGCAACAAAAAATTTGTTCCCGAATTCAATATTTGAAATACCCCAGTATTATTCAAATTGTATTTATTCGTCCGTAGAATTGGGACAGATTTGTAAAACAATTTCAACCCATCAATTCAAAAAAATAATTTTTAGTGGGTTTCCTCTGTATTTTTCCAAAATTATCAGTGAATTGAATGCTCAGACTGCTGGTAGTTGTGATATTTCAATTATCGACCACGGCTCTTTTTCAGAGTATTTCGGTAAGAATGATTTGTTTATAAGGATGAAGGAATACGAGAACCTTCATCGGAACAGCTGTATTCATAAAATTGGCTTTTTAAAGCATGGTATTGCTGAATTTATCAGTAAAAGATATGACATTCCATCAATGGAATTATTAAATAAAACAACACTGGCCGGCAGGGAGATTCCTGCGAACGGTAATCAGAAAAAGATTCATATCGGTGTTTTTGGAAATCACTCGTTCAACAAAAATGTTTTCAACCAGGCAATGGCCGGATTACTTATAAAAGATGCAGTAATTCATGTATTAAATTACAGCAATATTTTTGATAATTTTGATGAACGAATTATCGTTCATCCATTCTTTTCAGACAGGGAAAAGTTTTTTGAACTGATGGGCAGGATGTCGGTAAATATGCATTTATCGTTCAGTGAAGCTTATCCCCAGCTGGTTGTAGAAAGCATGGCACTCGGCGTTCCCTGTTTGAGTACACGGAACAATGGTATTTTTGAGTACGATGATTTTCTCGAAGAGAGATTGATTGTTCAGCAGTATGATAATCCTGTTGCAATAGCTGAAAAGATTGAAAGTGTGCTGAAGGAAAGGGATGCGATAAGCCTTAAATGCCGGGATTATACCCAAAAACTGAACCAAATTGCTGATGATAAACTAAAAATATTCATTAGTTAA
- a CDS encoding glycosyltransferase family 2 protein, giving the protein MSEIDISIVLVNYKTTELTDNCLRSIYEFTRDLTFEIIIIDNYSCDDAEVVLRAKYPSLVWLNMSENLGTSKAWNVGIKAAKGKYIVLLNSDTEFVDNAISKLLAKYIAFEKNSKIGLLACQIKGYDDIIQYNSNLRFHTIKKYIYANSLYIWLFGERGKILSETRLKQHLADHKTLWIGLVIGIIRRDIFENDSMYFEEDLFMYSEDVEWCYRLIKKGYRNYFSCTPTILHVNSGSASSSAWKNGQVLVSEWIYFIKIKGKLYLLASIGVLLLNHLFDSMFYLKQKITGRITEGDKASKAWRSFVNDALKRYFWKILFQYRKKTSSAKTFLKYDVKKVS; this is encoded by the coding sequence ATGAGTGAAATTGACATTTCCATAGTATTAGTAAATTATAAAACAACAGAACTTACGGATAATTGCCTTCGTTCTATTTATGAGTTTACCCGTGATTTAACCTTTGAGATTATAATAATTGATAACTACTCCTGTGATGACGCTGAAGTTGTTTTAAGAGCAAAATATCCCTCATTGGTATGGCTCAATATGTCTGAAAATTTAGGCACTTCAAAAGCCTGGAATGTTGGAATAAAAGCGGCAAAGGGGAAATATATAGTGCTTCTAAACTCTGATACCGAGTTTGTTGATAATGCAATTTCCAAACTATTGGCGAAGTATATTGCCTTTGAAAAAAACTCAAAAATAGGGCTGTTAGCCTGTCAGATAAAAGGGTATGACGACATTATTCAATACAACTCAAATCTTCGATTTCATACAATAAAAAAATACATCTACGCTAATTCTTTATATATCTGGCTTTTTGGTGAGAGGGGAAAAATTCTTTCTGAAACACGGCTAAAACAGCATCTTGCCGATCATAAAACCCTATGGATCGGACTTGTTATCGGTATCATCCGTCGTGATATTTTTGAAAACGATTCAATGTATTTTGAAGAAGATTTGTTTATGTATTCAGAAGATGTGGAATGGTGCTACAGATTAATTAAAAAAGGATATAGAAATTATTTTTCTTGTACGCCGACAATTCTGCATGTAAATTCTGGCAGTGCATCGTCCTCTGCCTGGAAAAATGGTCAGGTGCTCGTTTCGGAATGGATTTATTTTATTAAAATTAAAGGAAAGCTGTATTTACTTGCAAGTATTGGCGTACTGTTGCTGAATCATTTGTTTGACAGCATGTTTTACTTAAAACAAAAAATAACCGGACGAATTACAGAAGGAGATAAAGCATCCAAGGCCTGGCGCAGCTTTGTGAACGATGCATTAAAACGATATTTTTGGAAGATATTATTTCAATACAGAAAAAAGACCTCCTCAGCAAAGACATTCTTAAAATATGATGTTAAAAAAGTTTCGTGA
- a CDS encoding polysaccharide deacetylase family protein, producing MMNSTIQQLKLGFFVKTKGAFSKPLYSGLGHILCFHRVLPDSGSQRITANSGMEISPEKLEWIIRYFTVAGYEVISLDTLAEILSGAIKPEKKFIVLTFDDGYIDNYTYAYPLLKSLNVPFTIFVATDYPAKNAVMWWYFLENYILENEKVTWVDENSHDVDYTATTIDEKEKLFLKLRMQFINRKTEDITKLLNQVMGISSDDIREFCGANAMSAAQIKELSDDSLVTIGAHTISHRPLSKLSDDDAYFEISVSKQILEGITGKAIVHFAYPFGSPNEYGFREMTFAEKAGYKTSVTLQQGNIFKGHEMHLHRLSRIPLGEKANKETLDNICNGIRHYSFNGSTKII from the coding sequence ATGATGAATTCAACGATACAACAGCTTAAACTTGGTTTTTTTGTTAAAACAAAGGGTGCTTTTTCAAAACCCTTGTACTCCGGACTGGGGCATATATTATGTTTTCACAGAGTATTACCAGACAGTGGAAGTCAGCGCATCACGGCAAACTCAGGCATGGAAATCAGTCCTGAAAAACTCGAATGGATCATCCGTTATTTTACCGTTGCCGGCTACGAGGTAATATCATTAGACACGCTTGCCGAAATTTTATCGGGTGCAATCAAACCTGAGAAGAAATTCATCGTACTCACCTTTGATGATGGGTATATTGACAATTATACTTACGCTTATCCGCTGCTTAAGAGCCTTAATGTTCCGTTCACAATATTTGTTGCAACCGACTATCCTGCAAAAAATGCTGTTATGTGGTGGTACTTTCTGGAGAATTATATTCTGGAAAATGAAAAGGTGACATGGGTAGACGAGAATTCCCATGATGTTGATTATACAGCCACCACTATTGACGAAAAAGAAAAATTATTTCTGAAGCTCAGGATGCAGTTTATAAATCGGAAAACAGAAGATATTACAAAACTCCTTAATCAGGTGATGGGGATATCAAGTGATGATATACGGGAATTTTGCGGCGCAAACGCAATGAGTGCGGCTCAGATTAAAGAACTTTCAGATGATTCTCTGGTAACCATCGGTGCTCACACCATCAGTCACCGACCACTGAGCAAACTTTCAGATGATGATGCGTATTTTGAAATTTCTGTTTCCAAACAAATTCTTGAAGGAATTACAGGAAAGGCAATTGTTCATTTTGCTTATCCTTTTGGTTCACCCAATGAATATGGCTTTAGGGAAATGACGTTCGCCGAAAAAGCAGGGTATAAAACCTCGGTCACACTGCAGCAAGGCAATATTTTCAAGGGCCATGAAATGCACTTGCATCGACTGTCACGTATTCCGCTCGGGGAAAAAGCGAATAAAGAAACTCTTGACAATATTTGTAACGGAATAAGACACTATAGTTTCAACGGCAGTACTAAAATTATATAA
- a CDS encoding GNAT family N-acetyltransferase codes for MEEYYYKKLDSENIKDLVPIYKLAFNKEVSEEYLIKKNSTEAFGLSFTGFIAYHIQTNEAAAFYGVFPCLIKYEDQIIRAAQSGDTMTHPKHQGKGLFIKLAKMTYDYVKENGVQCVFGFPNKNSYPGFVRKLDWEHIEDMQAWLVRVKCLSWARCKKMFHLPDSLFWLNTRFVLALCKKGKVPFQNSVISEDIAGIERNADFFKYKTYEKNYVISVKGKSVWIKPDTSFFKIGDMEHCTEREFRAIVRRLKILAFFMGLPYLRYHCSPGTYFEKMFAEHGRKHDATFPVGWVNFNSPFKLEQLKFTMCDNDTF; via the coding sequence ATGGAAGAATATTACTATAAAAAATTAGACAGTGAGAACATCAAAGACCTTGTTCCGATATATAAATTAGCGTTCAATAAAGAGGTAAGTGAAGAATACCTGATAAAAAAAAATAGTACTGAAGCCTTTGGATTGAGTTTTACGGGGTTCATTGCATATCATATACAGACAAACGAAGCAGCAGCATTTTATGGTGTTTTCCCTTGTTTAATTAAATACGAAGATCAGATAATAAGAGCGGCACAGTCGGGCGACACCATGACCCACCCAAAACATCAGGGAAAAGGTTTATTTATCAAGCTCGCAAAAATGACCTATGATTACGTCAAAGAAAATGGAGTACAATGTGTTTTTGGGTTTCCAAACAAAAACTCATATCCGGGATTTGTGCGTAAGCTGGACTGGGAACATATTGAAGACATGCAGGCATGGCTGGTTAGGGTAAAGTGTCTGTCCTGGGCTCGATGCAAAAAAATGTTCCACTTGCCCGATTCATTGTTCTGGCTCAATACGAGGTTCGTCCTTGCTTTGTGCAAAAAAGGCAAGGTGCCCTTCCAAAATTCTGTCATCAGCGAAGATATTGCCGGGATTGAACGTAATGCTGATTTTTTCAAGTATAAGACGTATGAAAAGAACTATGTTATCAGTGTTAAAGGCAAATCTGTGTGGATAAAACCTGACACTTCCTTTTTTAAAATTGGAGATATGGAACATTGCACTGAAAGAGAGTTCCGTGCTATTGTTCGTCGTTTGAAAATACTTGCCTTTTTTATGGGGCTGCCCTATTTACGATACCACTGCAGCCCGGGAACTTATTTTGAGAAAATGTTTGCCGAACACGGACGCAAACACGATGCAACTTTCCCCGTTGGGTGGGTCAATTTTAATAGTCCGTTTAAGCTGGAACAGCTGAAATTCACAATGTGCGATAATGATACATTTTAA
- a CDS encoding acyltransferase, whose translation MKALYFKKLDALRFIAFFLVFWHHGFSNSFSSVTWLDKSYIESITLTGGIGVHIFFVISGFLITFLLLKEFEKVGKISIKNFYIRRILRIWPLYYIVLLGGMFFLPQMTHTFQFCGSVWKNLLFLNNYDMVTSCHAPNVGIAWSVAIEEQFYLFWPIVFALLIRNQKLLFTVCLLIFIASSTFILVNPTESYYHTLGNLNYLMTGCMGAIVFNRFKKEISESILMKNYTLSVAVFLMLVLVLYKPWGDDVLLLPFLYLYLVLFLVSKSGETEKKSVLSWLGKYTYGMYMYHPIFIILVKIVFDKFALDYLASGAINAVVAIIALASTIGFSILSYELMEKKFLKLKGNLSQIKTRI comes from the coding sequence ATGAAAGCACTATATTTCAAAAAGCTTGATGCATTAAGGTTCATCGCATTTTTTCTTGTTTTCTGGCACCACGGATTTTCTAATTCATTTAGTTCCGTGACATGGTTAGACAAATCCTATATCGAATCTATAACCCTTACGGGTGGAATAGGGGTACATATCTTTTTTGTCATCAGTGGTTTTTTAATTACCTTTCTGCTTCTAAAAGAATTTGAAAAAGTCGGCAAGATTAGCATAAAGAACTTCTATATCCGAAGAATCTTGCGAATATGGCCATTATACTATATCGTTTTATTAGGGGGAATGTTTTTCCTTCCGCAGATGACCCATACTTTTCAATTTTGCGGCAGCGTATGGAAGAATCTTCTTTTCCTGAACAACTATGATATGGTTACTTCTTGTCACGCGCCAAATGTAGGCATTGCATGGAGCGTGGCAATTGAAGAACAATTCTACTTATTTTGGCCTATCGTTTTTGCACTTTTAATTAGAAATCAAAAGTTATTGTTCACTGTATGCCTTTTAATATTTATTGCAAGTTCCACCTTTATCCTTGTCAATCCAACAGAATCATATTACCATACTTTGGGAAACCTGAATTACCTGATGACCGGATGCATGGGCGCTATTGTTTTCAACCGGTTTAAAAAAGAAATTTCAGAAAGTATCCTCATGAAAAATTACACACTATCTGTTGCGGTATTTCTGATGCTGGTATTAGTGCTGTATAAACCATGGGGCGATGATGTACTACTACTTCCATTTTTATACTTGTATCTTGTACTGTTTCTTGTTTCTAAAAGTGGCGAAACGGAAAAAAAATCTGTCTTATCTTGGCTTGGGAAATACACGTATGGGATGTACATGTATCATCCAATATTTATTATTTTGGTAAAAATAGTCTTCGATAAGTTCGCTCTTGATTATCTAGCAAGCGGAGCAATCAATGCCGTTGTCGCAATCATAGCCTTAGCATCTACTATTGGTTTTTCTATCCTATCATATGAATTGATGGAAAAGAAATTTTTGAAATTAAAAGGAAATTTATCACAAATTAAAACGAGGATATAG
- a CDS encoding peptidylprolyl isomerase: protein MAVIGRIRKHSGLLIIIIGVALAGFVLQDFMRKSNRGGPKLFAKIAGEKLVKADFDARVDQQVLNYKKQSGKENLTSAENFQIMTMTFDQVEKEMIMQKEYEALGLAIDHEKTAKASISPEELYDLFAGKNLHPYILQSFTDPKTGQVDRNQINNILQNFDQLKDEDKAQWKQLEQSIKDDRINQKYNNLITQGYYVPQALAKKSYEESNRIAKLRFFGIKYQSISDSSITLTDEDYQKFYDLHKNEYQQEASVDFDYVVFDVIPSAEDNKKIKEDVTRIYTDFEKAGTSDLENFVNANSDFKYDSTFHKKHSGKLPVMIDSALMDAEVGTMVPPYIENGSYLMARLVQTMDRPDSIKASQIMIMYKEAPGAQQGITRTKAQAKVTIDSIMAILKKDPSQFSVLARAKSEFPKVQEDGGDLGWMTDGDANFKFFYDSCLYAKPGELKIITSNVGYHILYVGAKTKPVKKIKVAMVVRDIKPSTQTYNTYFAKASEFAGANRTIEAFNKAVTDKGLNKRQAQYKRPMDNDIPGIESAREIIRWAFDEKTEKGAVSEQVFDCQGKYVVSVLVIRRDKGIAPLDQVKTYIEPLVKREKKADKIIANVNSAMGTTKDLYALGTKFSSVVDTLDYLTFTSYNFPNFGPEPEVIGTLFTLQKNVVSPPIKGTAGVFVINLDQVIEPPAAQNYNGIKVQMASYFKSRVSQEVYNAIKDKSEIEDNRIFYY, encoded by the coding sequence ATGGCTGTTATAGGCAGAATAAGAAAGCACTCGGGATTGCTTATCATTATTATCGGCGTTGCGCTGGCAGGATTTGTTCTTCAGGATTTCATGCGTAAAAGCAACAGGGGCGGTCCGAAGCTTTTTGCAAAAATAGCCGGAGAAAAGCTTGTTAAAGCTGATTTTGACGCACGCGTTGACCAGCAGGTCTTAAACTACAAGAAGCAGTCGGGCAAAGAAAACCTGACCTCTGCCGAGAATTTCCAGATTATGACCATGACATTTGATCAGGTAGAGAAAGAAATGATTATGCAGAAGGAATACGAGGCTTTAGGACTTGCCATTGACCATGAAAAAACGGCCAAAGCATCTATCAGTCCTGAAGAATTATACGACCTGTTTGCCGGTAAAAACCTTCACCCCTATATCCTTCAGTCATTCACCGACCCTAAAACAGGACAGGTTGACCGCAATCAAATAAACAACATCCTTCAAAACTTTGACCAACTCAAAGATGAAGACAAAGCACAGTGGAAACAACTGGAACAGTCTATCAAAGACGATCGCATCAACCAGAAATATAATAATCTGATAACACAAGGATATTATGTTCCGCAGGCTCTTGCTAAAAAATCATACGAAGAATCCAACCGCATTGCAAAACTCAGATTCTTTGGTATAAAATACCAGTCTATTTCAGACAGCAGCATAACGTTGACTGATGAGGATTATCAGAAATTCTATGATCTGCATAAAAACGAATATCAGCAAGAAGCTTCTGTTGACTTTGATTATGTAGTTTTTGATGTAATTCCATCGGCCGAGGACAACAAAAAAATAAAAGAAGATGTTACACGCATCTACACTGACTTTGAAAAAGCAGGCACATCCGATCTTGAGAATTTTGTGAACGCAAACAGCGATTTTAAGTACGACAGCACATTTCACAAAAAACACTCGGGCAAACTTCCCGTAATGATTGATTCTGCTTTAATGGATGCAGAAGTTGGAACAATGGTGCCTCCGTACATTGAAAATGGCAGCTACCTGATGGCACGTTTGGTTCAGACCATGGACAGACCGGATTCTATCAAGGCCAGCCAGATAATGATTATGTACAAAGAAGCTCCCGGAGCACAGCAGGGCATTACACGCACAAAGGCTCAGGCTAAAGTTACCATCGACAGTATAATGGCAATTCTGAAAAAAGACCCAAGTCAATTTTCAGTTCTTGCGCGCGCCAAATCTGAATTTCCGAAAGTTCAGGAAGACGGTGGCGACCTGGGCTGGATGACCGATGGCGATGCAAACTTCAAATTCTTCTACGACAGCTGCCTGTATGCAAAACCGGGCGAACTCAAAATAATCACATCCAATGTTGGCTACCACATTCTTTATGTTGGCGCAAAGACCAAACCTGTAAAGAAAATTAAAGTGGCCATGGTTGTGCGCGACATCAAACCCAGCACACAAACCTACAATACCTATTTTGCAAAGGCCAGTGAATTTGCCGGCGCCAACCGCACTATCGAAGCCTTTAACAAAGCGGTTACCGATAAAGGTCTGAATAAAAGGCAGGCGCAATACAAACGCCCCATGGATAATGATATTCCGGGTATTGAAAGCGCACGCGAAATCATTCGTTGGGCCTTTGACGAAAAAACCGAAAAAGGTGCCGTTTCCGAGCAGGTTTTTGACTGTCAGGGAAAATATGTAGTTTCAGTTCTGGTGATAAGACGCGACAAAGGCATCGCCCCGCTCGATCAGGTTAAAACATATATTGAGCCGTTGGTAAAACGCGAAAAGAAAGCTGATAAAATAATTGCCAATGTAAACAGTGCCATGGGCACAACAAAAGATTTGTATGCCTTAGGAACAAAGTTCAGCTCTGTTGTTGACACACTCGACTATCTTACATTCACATCCTATAACTTCCCGAATTTTGGTCCGGAACCGGAAGTGATTGGTACGCTCTTTACACTGCAAAAAAATGTTGTTTCACCTCCAATCAAAGGAACTGCAGGCGTTTTTGTAATTAACTTAGATCAGGTAATTGAGCCGCCTGCCGCACAAAATTACAACGGCATCAAAGTTCAGATGGCCAGCTATTTTAAATCCAGAGTTAGTCAGGAAGTTTACAATGCCATCAAAGACAAATCAGAAATAGAAGATAACAGGATATTCTATTATTAG
- a CDS encoding hemolysin family protein, translating into MDTSIIIIITLICSAFFSGMEIAFITSNKLKIELDRKNGLLSGKILVLFNNAPSDFVSTMLLGNSIALVIYGMAMALMLDSFLLRHIPSLEEGSFILLTLQTIISTLIILVVAEFLPKALFRINPNRVLKFFSVPVFLVYYLLFPVQYVFVNLAELLLKYVFRVRFANEKYAFTRIDLDHYIKDYTRDEEEAEDLAIEIQMIQNTMEFRNVKVRECMVPRNEIAAVEDTDSMAELSEKFITTGHSKILVYRENIDTIIGYVHSYDMFSRPENIRAVVKNILIIPETMLAHDLLRRFIQEHKSVAVVVDEFGGTSGIITTEDLIEEIIGEIEDEFDTGHLIEKKINEKEFVLSARHEIDYLNDKYKFALPESDDYETLAGMILHYHESIPAKSEKIRIGELEITILQASNTRIELIKLHLA; encoded by the coding sequence ATGGACACGAGCATCATCATTATAATAACACTCATATGTTCCGCCTTTTTTTCAGGGATGGAAATTGCATTTATTACTTCCAACAAATTAAAAATTGAACTTGACCGTAAAAACGGTCTTCTGTCGGGAAAAATTCTGGTATTATTCAATAATGCACCATCAGATTTTGTAAGCACCATGTTGCTGGGGAACAGCATAGCGCTGGTAATTTATGGGATGGCCATGGCGCTGATGCTCGATTCGTTTCTGCTCAGGCATATTCCATCACTTGAAGAAGGCAGTTTTATTCTGCTCACGTTACAAACCATTATCTCTACACTTATAATTTTAGTTGTTGCCGAATTTCTGCCGAAGGCCTTATTCAGGATTAATCCCAATCGTGTACTGAAATTCTTTTCGGTTCCGGTATTTCTTGTTTATTATCTGTTATTTCCTGTTCAGTATGTTTTTGTTAATCTTGCCGAATTACTCTTAAAATACGTATTCAGAGTCCGGTTTGCCAATGAAAAATATGCATTTACACGCATTGACCTCGACCACTACATCAAAGATTATACGCGTGATGAAGAAGAGGCCGAAGATCTGGCGATAGAAATTCAGATGATACAGAACACCATGGAATTCAGGAATGTAAAAGTGCGGGAATGCATGGTGCCCCGAAACGAAATTGCTGCCGTTGAAGACACCGATTCAATGGCTGAACTTTCTGAAAAATTTATTACAACCGGCCATTCTAAAATTTTGGTATACCGCGAAAATATTGACACAATTATTGGCTATGTGCATTCATACGACATGTTTAGCCGACCTGAAAACATTCGTGCTGTTGTAAAAAATATTTTAATCATTCCGGAAACCATGCTTGCGCACGACCTGCTCAGGCGTTTTATTCAGGAGCATAAAAGTGTGGCAGTGGTAGTTGATGAGTTTGGTGGAACATCCGGTATTATTACAACAGAAGACCTCATCGAGGAAATTATCGGTGAGATTGAAGATGAGTTTGATACCGGTCATCTGATAGAGAAAAAAATTAATGAAAAAGAGTTTGTTCTTTCTGCCCGTCATGAAATAGATTATCTGAACGACAAATACAAATTCGCGCTTCCTGAATCAGATGATTATGAAACCCTTGCCGGAATGATACTTCACTACCATGAAAGCATCCCGGCAAAGAGCGAAAAAATACGGATTGGCGAACTTGAAATAACCATACTGCAGGCAAGTAACACTCGCATTGAGCTGATAAAGCTTCATTTAGCCTAA
- the lptC gene encoding LPS export ABC transporter periplasmic protein LptC: MPNKNNVFPYFTDTPRMYYYGIKRTITAGIAIIACLLFFSVTSCKNSLEDVNSLPVRDTAPMETGTNMEVIYSDSAQIKALMKAPLYKRYEGENPYFEMPRGLTVFFYDSLMQVKTKLTARYAIKYDKKNVMEVRNDVVVVNQKGERLNTEHLVWDEKTRRIYSDVFVKITESDKVVYGEGLDAPESFERWTIKKPKGSFYIKTDDMEK; encoded by the coding sequence TTGCCGAATAAAAATAACGTCTTCCCATATTTTACAGACACACCAAGAATGTACTATTACGGCATTAAACGAACGATTACAGCAGGAATTGCAATCATCGCATGCCTGTTATTCTTTTCAGTCACCTCGTGTAAAAACAGCCTTGAAGATGTTAATTCCTTACCGGTGCGCGATACAGCGCCCATGGAAACAGGAACCAACATGGAAGTTATTTACAGCGATTCGGCACAGATAAAAGCCCTTATGAAAGCGCCTCTTTACAAACGATATGAAGGAGAAAATCCCTATTTTGAGATGCCTCGCGGACTCACCGTTTTTTTCTATGATTCTCTGATGCAGGTAAAAACAAAGCTTACCGCCCGTTACGCGATTAAGTATGATAAAAAGAATGTGATGGAGGTTCGTAACGACGTAGTTGTGGTGAATCAAAAAGGTGAACGCCTTAATACCGAACATCTTGTGTGGGACGAAAAAACAAGACGCATTTATTCTGATGTGTTTGTAAAAATTACCGAGTCCGACAAAGTGGTTTATGGCGAAGGTCTTGATGCCCCTGAATCTTTTGAGCGATGGACCATCAAGAAGCCAAAAGGCTCCTTCTATATCAAGACTGATGACATGGAGAAATAA